ACGCATTGCAAaatcttagtgtgtaggaaggaactgcagatgctggttgacaccaaagatagacacaaaaacttaaCTGTCCTGCCATGACCCACCCAAGGTCACCCAATATCCTCACTGCACCATCTAGACTTCTTGCCATCAATCCTTCACTGACACAGACTCCACATCCTAGACATCACTTGCTCAGACCAACATAGCATGGGTATAGCATCACAAGgactaagatcataagagataagagttaggcctttctgcccatcggatttactccgccattcaatcatggctgatctatctctccctcctaaccccattctccagggaTTCTCCAGGATGGCAGGGTTTCAAGATGATGACTCACAACCATTTTGAACCACACAAGATGGCCAATAACCTCAATCTTATTACTGTTGCTCATATCCCAGGAACTACAAAATAAGTAAAGTTTCTTAGGAGTTACGAGAAGTAAAACAGAAGACTTACTTTTGGTCTTTGCTTGGTCTCGGCAGTCTCAATTTCATTGCTATCTCCTGCAGCCGTCTGCGTTTCAATGTTCTCATTGCCTGCCGCTTTATTTAACGGGGAATGATCTTCAAGCAGTGTGTCAAACAGAACAATGCGCTTGTTCTTAAAAAACCCATAGAAATATGCATTGCTGTGCGATGATCTCTTCGATCCTATCCAAAAATATTGAACATCAATGCTGTTTATTACAAGGACATTTGCTTTGAATTCAATTATTCTGGCGAACGTTGTAGTCAAAACGCCAAGTTTCATTGATCTCAATTAGATCggcaattttaatgcagagttcaTGAATATCAGCCTACATTGTTAAACATCAgctgaaggggcatcttggttggcgagggcaagttaggccgaagggcacgtttcgATGCTGCACGACTCTTTGTAAcaacacattgtatcactctatgacaatgtggaaacaggcccttcggcccaacttgcccacaacggctaatttttcccagctacactggtcccccctgcctgcgcttggtccatatccctccatgatcctgcctaactgtttcttaaacgttgggatagtccctgcctcaactacctcctttggcagtttgttccatacacccaccaccctctgcgtggaaaaagtcacccctcagattcctatggtcTTCAACCAAACTACTCTCAGTGGCAGCATGAAGCAACTTAAAACTATTTCATCTGGGATAAAAGAAAAAAGAGCCCGAGAGGCAGATTAAGTCCTTACCCTCAACCACATAAACCTTGGTTAGAGGAAAGCTGATGCTCCTGGCCATTTCTTCAATATTGGTCTTTAACTCTCCCTCAGGAAGTGGAGTAAATTTATCAAACAGCGGTGCGATATAGTCAGCATAGATGGTCACCAACACCTGCAGAGATTGGGAGACAAAGGAAAGTGAGGACCACTGCAGCAACTATAACCTTCTGTGGacattagtttagatacagcgcggaaacaggcccttcggcacatcaaCACAATCCTgcatatactagggacaattttacatatacacaaagccaatttacctacaaacctgtacgtctttggcgcgtgggaggaaaccggagatctcggagaaaacccacgcggtcccggggagaacgtacaatctccgtacagacggcgcccgtagtcgggatggaacccgggtctccggtgctgcaagagctgtaaggcagtaactctaccgctgcgccaccgtgctgtgccacacgctttggttttgcactataatGGTCTGGTTACCAGGCATTACTGAGTATTAACTTATTGCATTACTGTGTTTGTAACTGTGGGCTGCTGCATCAATGGGCCTGTACACCCGCAGCaagcaagactttcattgttctgttgctggtacGATTGGCAATTAAGCACACCCGTCTCTTGAATCTGGTCACATGCTTCTCTTTCATGCTTTTACATGCAAAATTTGTAACCTCACCAAACAACAACATTCTTTATTACAGCTTTCATTGATTGCCAATATTCTGGGATTGGTCACAAGTCAGTGACAACAAACAGCAATGTACAAAAAGCAATACTGCCAAAGAACAAAAGTCATTGTTTACAGGTAAAGCTTCTTTCATTTTAAGATTCCACCTCATTCACAAATGGAAAAAGTTCTAACTACATCACTGCAGCAGTGGAATGAAAGTCTTCTGATAAAATCTTCAAGATAACCTCAAAAAAGGAACCTATAGTAGTCAtggagcatggaaagaggcccttcggcccaacttgttcacaccagccaacttgttcacaccagccaacatgttccagctgcactagtcccacctcccgcctagccatgtacctgtctaactgttacttaaatgtcgggatagtcccagcctcaactaactcctctggcagcttgttccatgcacccaccacccattgtattgaaaatgttacccctcagattcgctctaaatcttttccccttcaccttaaacctgcgttCTCTGGTTttagattcacctactctggacaagtagTGAAATGTTTTAATAATAGAACTTAAAATGTCAGTTTCTTGGCAATTTGGCCAGGCATTTTGTTCCAATCTGAAAATTAAATCCTACTAAAGCTCCACAACTAAACAGAAaggagaaatatatatatatatataactgaaTGATGCTGTAAACCAGCTACCTCTAGAATTTTGGGAGTTTAAGGAACAAATAAGTTAAACTGGATATGGATCTTagagaaacttacaacattcttaaggggttggacaggctagatgcaggaagattgttcccgatgttggggaagtccagaacaagggggtcacagtttaaggataagggggaagtcttttaggaccgagatgagaaagtttcttttcacactgagagtggtgaatctgtggaattctctcccacagaaggtagttgaggctagttcattggctatatttaagagggagttagatgtggcccttgtggccaaagggatcagggggtatggagagaaggcaggtacgggatactgagttggatgatcagccatgatcatattgaatggcggtgcaggctcgaagggccgaatggcctactcctacacctattttctatgtttctatgaaagtgaaGGCAGAATTTATAATAAGGAAAGTATAACTGTGTACTTACCAGAGAAACAATTAATGTGAAAAGCCAAGCGTAGATGAAAAAGTAATCTCCACCAATTTTAATAATGTACAACAGTAGTGCAGTGACAGGCAGCAGGATGCACTGAGTAACTGCAAATTTCTTCAAGGCGTCTTTAAAGAAGAAGCCTAAAGTCTGCAGAAATTAAAGGCAGCCTGTTACAATCCAGCCGAGACACAAAGCACAATGTCTACACGAGCTGCAGTAACATTTACTTGTACATAAACTCTCTTCAACTGCAACCATCCACTTGACAAGGATTAACCAATATCGAATTGCTTCAGAGACTCAGATAAATCAATCTTCTAGGGATGAGTCAAGCCATCTCTgttctctgaagaaaggtctcgacccaaaacatcacccattgagtctgaagaagggtctcgaccagaaatgacaaccattccttctctccagagatgctgcctgtcctgctgagttactccagctttttgcgtctatcttctgttCAATTGCAAGCCTTCTCCAGGGCTATTCCTTGTACACATTTCTTTGGCAGCTAGCTCGAATAAACAATGTTCTCAATCTATCTGCCATGTAACCACTTAAAACAACGTTGACATCTTATCTTCCACGAACCGATGTTAAAATTAATAGGAGCCAAGCTCCTGAACAGAGATCACGCAAACCAGGCTCAGTCTGGAGTGTTCAGAGCCACGGAACTAATAAGAGGACACCAATGTAATGGAACAACTGACTGCTGCACTCCAGGTTAGTCGTATGTACAGTGTTGGTGCTGTACAGAAGTGACTCTGTTGTttatggaagatggacacaaaatgctgaagtaactcagcgggacaggcagcacctctggggagagggaatgggcgacgtttcagattaGGCAGACCAGACTTGGTTGAAGTCAGTGCCATAATTATAATCTGTATTATTAACTGGTTACGTGGGGAGTGGTGTATGGcacaggatctaggagtgcagttaCATAGCTTTTGGCACGTTGCCCTTCATCAGCCAGGATACTGAGTATcgaggacaggcacaaaaagatggagtgactccagagatgctgcctgacccactgacttgctccagctttttgtgcctagctTCAATGCAAACCattagttccttccgacacatattgAGTATGGaaattgggaggccatgttgcagtagtacaagatgttggtgaggtcacatttagggtattgtgttcagctttgggcaccatgtaataggaaagatgttgtcaagctggaaagggtgcagagaagatttacaaggatttattcacaaaatgctggagtaactcagcaggtcaggcagcatctcgggagagaaggaatgggtgacgtttcgggtcgagacccttcttcagactgatgtcgggggtgggacaaaggaaggatataggtggagacaggaagatagagggagctctgggaaggaggaggggaagggagggacagaggagctatctgaagttggagaagtcgacgttcataccaccgggctgcaaactgcccaggcgaaatatgaggtgctgctcctccaatttccggcgggcctcactatggcacttacaaggatgttgtcaagatgagggcctgagctagagaaagaggttgaggcaGGTTAGGATTCCATttcttggagtgcgggaggatgaagaggatgatcttatagaggtgaacaaaatcatgagaggaatagatcgggtaaacacagagtatcttgcccagagtaggggaatcaagaaccagaggacattgatttaaggtgagtggggaaaggtttaataggaacccaaagcaagttttttttcaaaaactcacacaaagggtggtgggtgtatggaatgagctgccggaggtggtgggTATGGCAGGTGCAAttacaacattgaagaaacatttagacaggtacacggataggattagagggatatgggcgaaatacaggcagttgggactagtgtacatgggacatgacGGCCGGTGTGGACAcgtttccactgaagatagacacagaatgctagagtaactcagtgggacaggcagcatctctagagaaaaggaataggcgacgtttcgggtcagggcccttcagactgaatggaaccttttagaatggagatgaggaggaattccttcaaACCGAAgatgggttccaacctgaaacggcgCCAATTCCAAACTGTTACAGTTGACAATATTGTTAATATGTGCCACACTACAATCCCAAAAACATTGGGAGCAGACTTTAGCGGGAAGCCACAGACCTGTTGATTGAAACCATGTTTCTCCTCAATGATGAAGGTGTTGTAGATGCTCCAGGGGAGACCCGTGATGGCACTGAACAAGGTCGCCAGGAGTAAGAAGGCCAGCGACTGAGTTATCTGCAAACAGCCAAGAACAACAAGAAAAGTTTTCTATTAAACATAAAACGAACCAGTCGTAATCCTGATGATCCTCAGGGGAGGAAGCATTTCTGGCACAAAATATTCCACAATGAAGTCTCCCAGAAAGCCCGGACTTCGGTGTCACGGAGACTGCAGGACCCACGTGTTTCAGCACGAGCCGCGACGGGTCAGATTGTCTGACCTGCTCCCACACCGTCCCCACTGTGTCCACATCCTCACCGCTGCTGGGATTCCTGGCCCCTCTCTCATCTAGTTGAAGCCCCTTGCTGACCCCGATCTCAGACCCTAAACTTGCTCAGACGCCACAGACCAAACCCAACTATGTCCCATGGATTGGAGCAAAAAAACAGCAGTGCAGCATTGCAAAGCAAAAGTAAAAACATCAGGGGATGCTAATGGAAAGACTAGGTACTAAAACACACCAAGTGGATTATTTAATGGAACGATTTCAAAGTTTTCTAAACTAAAGGAACACATTAACGCAGTTCAAACTGCTTCCtccaacacccctccccctcacaaggTGAACATGCCGAGTAACTATTGCAAATTGCCGCAATTAATAGAATTCAACATTAATTTTGTGGGAATTGTGTAAGAAAGACTCAAaaggttagagtaactcagcgggccagacagcatctctggacaaaaggaacaggtgaggcttcaggtcaagactcttcctcagatggagactcaggagagagggaactgAGAGATATGAAAAAGTATCTGGCGCGAgaggagggtgttgcagaactctcggagagaggaggagaacttcttcaaagtaggcataccttgaggagatttcacagtggagcagactgGAGAAATTATTCAACTTTAAGTATATCCCACAATTTAATTAAAGGCGTATACAAAACCACAAGTAATCTTGAAAAAAGTTCTGCTCGGTGAAAAACGAAGTGAAATATTTCTTGAGGAAGTATTTCTTAAAAAGTAAATGTAACGATCGAGTGAGGGGGGAAAATAAAGAGATTCCCATTTGATGGCGGAAATCATTTTCTATCTTCTTAAGACGTTTAAAAATACCGCACTACAAAATGAAATCACGCAGTTTGCTGTGCCCTTCAGTTCCATTCTATTTTTTGCCACGACTCACCAAAAGTGCAGACTTATACTAGATACAGTGAGAGCAATGAGCATTGAATGACTGGACCAACAATGGATAAGCAAGAAGGGttaaagatatggaaaaaatatGCAGTAAATCACAAAGGCAGTGAATTAACATAAACTTATTcacaaaaagagagagagactggacaTATCAAGTCCTAAGACCtgcagtgtggagggggggagggggggaggggggggggagggagagtgaggggaaaggacaaaatgaaaagaaaagttaaaattgtaagacatagaaaataggtgcaggaggaggccatttagcacttcaagccagcaccgccattcattgtgatcatccacaatcagtaacccgtgcctgccttctccccatatcccttgattccactagcccctagagctctatctaactctcttttaaattcatccagtgaattggcctccactgccttctgtggcagagaattccacaaattcacaactctctgggtgaaaaagctttttcctcgcctcagttttaaatggcctcccctttattcttaggctgtggctcctggttctggactcccccaacattgggaacatttttcctgcgcctagcttgtccagtccttttatcattttatacgtccctataagatcccctctcatccttctaaactccagtgaatacaagcccagtctttccaatctttcctcatacgacagtcccgccatcccagggattaacgtcgtgaacctacgctgcactgcctcaacagcaataaaacagtcattttattttttttaatctaacAATTTATACACGGGATAAAGTTCTAAAGTTCTAAAGTTCAGATGTTAGTAGATTTGCCTTAAAGCATAAGCTAGTTGTTAAGTAACATTTACGGCCTTAACTTTCTGCTATGAGAActaatcctgtattgtctttccactgactggttagcatgcaacaaaagcttttcactgtacctcggtacacgtgacaataaactaaactcaaactcatgttaaaggaggttcttcaaaaacactttaaaaaTGGACTTGCAGGTTCTTACAAATAAAAAGGGAGACCAAAATGGAGATCCCGCTTGTACAAAGCAAACACAAGCAAGGGCATGGTCTGTTAGTGAGTTCTGTAGATAAAGCACACAGTGCCTTCATCCCTTGAATTTGATTTGAATGCAGGTATTGTCAATGTCTTTACTTTCCAGTAAGTTCCAGCCCATTAATGCAGCCGCTCAAGTAGTTGAGAGAATGCACAACTCACAAAGgccttagagagagagagagagagagagagagagagagagagagagagagagagagagaaagcacctGGATGGCAACAGCACTGCTGAGGGTTTATTGAATAAAGCCCTGTATAGAGACAGCTCGGGCTTTGCACCTGCTGATGTCTCATCGCCTCATAAACTATGGATTAAAACAAAGCATTGTGCCAACCATATTCTACTATCATGCTATCCACACCCAACACACCTGCTTCCTGCCCTGCTTTCCAAAGCCACAGCTAAAGGATTACAATGGGAATTAAACTGGGCGTTCAAAGCTTGCTGGGTagtagagggggaaagagagcgaCACTGATTgaaacaaagtttagtttagtttattgtcacatgtaccgaggtacagtgaaaagcttttgttgcgtgctaaccagtcagcggaaagacaatccatgattacaatcgacccattcacaGTTTACAGTTATGTGACAAGGTTTATTGCAacataaagccaataaagtccaatcaaagtgaTTCAGAGGGTCTCCAAATTAGgtggatagcagttcaggaccgctctttagTTGTGGTAGCGTGGTTCAGCTgctcgataacagctgggaagaaactgtccctgaatctggaggtgtgcgtttcatacttctgtaacgtttggccaaagggagaggagagaagagggaatggccagggtgcgactcatccttgattatgccaaGTTTTTGATACAGACACGTCTAATTACCAATTCCATTCAGGAAGCCTTGAAGCTAGACCCTAAAATTGACCAAAGTGTTATTATAAACAACATTGTCCAGTCCATCATTCAAATCCCTATTCAATCCATACGACATAAACTAGGCACAGAATACACGGGTCAATTTAATTTCTCTCAGCTGAATTCGTCAGGAAATGGATCTGCCGAGTAAACACTCACCTCATACTCTGCTCCCAGCCCAAAACGCCCAGTGAGAGTTCCAGACACTTGCCAGAGAAAGGGAATTCCTCCCAACAACAGGATAAGCTGCAAAGACAGCAAATAAATTAAAACCTATCATTATATTCAGGCACTTCATTTTCAACTCCCTCACCTATAACTAGCTAGTTCTCAAAGAGAACCTTGCTAATCCAGAAAAAAATGTTTAGCTGCAGGAGATTAATGTCTAGTTAGAGTGTGTGGTGACATTTAGAGTGAACTAGACCaaggggacccgttgggcctaaacctctcctgcattggtgcagcaccctctcctcccccactccccgtcccctcagccccccctccctctcccccctccctccacccccacccccctccctccccacccccctccctccctccccaccccctccctccctccacccccacccccctccctccctccctaggagatagatttaagctttaaaatgtgaataactttaaaaatataacaccaatttcaattaaacttcttccattagcaccaaagggacgacggtgggtaaggtgggcctaaaattgtcgcgctatcgtgtaccgttttggctgtagttcaggaacaaacaaacaaacaagagttttagtacgtAGATGGAGAGAGAGCTGGAGGTTAGAAACCCCAGAACTCGGTTTCATTTTATGCTCAAGGTTAATCGCTACTATCCACCAAACCAACGGCTGCAGTTGTTTCAAGAACATGAGGACATTGCTAGGATGTGGGCCTGAGCTACCCGGGAAGGTTGGGCAGGCGAAGACCGTATTCCATGGAGCACTGGCGGCCGAGagatgatcttgcagaggtgtacaacatcatgaggggaatagatggagtgaatgcacagagtcttttacgcagagtaggggaatcaggaactagaCGACATTGGCTTAagggaagaggggaaagatttaatagtaacccgaGGGGagagtttttccacacagagggcggtgggtatatgcaaTGATCTATGGAATGAggtgggagttgaggcaggtactatcacaacttccaaaagccatttagacaggtacagaaataggaaagatttagatggatatgggccagtcacaggcaggtgggactagtgtagatggggaatattgatcaacatgggcaagttgggctgaagggcctgtttttgtgctgcatgactctatgatcacCACTCACCGTTCCCTCGGTTTCTGAGTAAAGCCCGGACCAGAATCCAAAGGTACTTTTATCCAGCTGGTAGAGACGAGACTTCTCAAACGTTTCAGAGTCCATGATCATTCCCAGCTCCTCAGGGACCAGTGTCGTGTTTCTGTACGTTTTTCGCTAAACGATAGGAATACAAGCATATTTACAAGAAgtactccatccccacccccactcctaatCCTCACCATCCCCGGTAACTTGCACTGATGTGGAGGTCACATAAGACAttggatcgacacaaaaagctggagtaactcagcatctctggggagaaggaatgggtgatgtttcaggtcgagacccttcttcagacaggtacccataagacagaggagctgaattaggccatttggctcatcaagtctgctccaccatttgattatGGTTGATTTATTttactctctcaaccccattcacctgccttctccccgagtgATCTCAGTtttttaaatatccattgacttgggctccacagccttttgtgtcaataaattccacagattcaccactctctggctaaagaaattcctcctccttagATCTCTTAATTAGAATCATTATTCTGATCAATGATCAGAATCATTAATTATTATCCATCATTAATATCCAGAAATCCATTTTGATTCAAATAACTGAATTGCTACagctcgtgtaagaaaataactgcagatgctggtacaaatcgaaggtatttattcacaaaatgctggagtaactcagcaggtcaggcagcatctcaggagagaaggaatgggagaagatATAAACATACTGCGGAGCATCAAAGTGCACACATTGGGCATGAAAGCCACCTCCTTTTTGTT
The Rhinoraja longicauda isolate Sanriku21f chromosome 27, sRhiLon1.1, whole genome shotgun sequence DNA segment above includes these coding regions:
- the zmpste24 gene encoding CAAX prenyl protease 1 homolog, with the protein product MDMAAPAAQLSAESYIFYSVLIFSWAVYMWEAHLAKRQRKTYRNTTLVPEELGMIMDSETFEKSRLYQLDKSTFGFWSGLYSETEGTLILLLGGIPFLWQVSGTLTGRFGLGAEYEITQSLAFLLLATLFSAITGLPWSIYNTFIIEEKHGFNQQTLGFFFKDALKKFAVTQCILLPVTALLLYIIKIGGDYFFIYAWLFTLIVSLVLVTIYADYIAPLFDKFTPLPEGELKTNIEEMARSISFPLTKVYVVEGSKRSSHSNAYFYGFFKNKRIVLFDTLLEDHSPLNKAAGNENIETQTAAGDSNEIETAETKQRPKNKRQGCSNQEVLAVLGHELGHWKLGHTVKNIVISQVNSFFCFFLFAVLMDRKELFSAFGFYDTQPTLIGLMIIFQFIFSPYNEVLSFSLTVLSRRFEFQADAFAKELGKATDLYSALIKLNKDNLGFPVADWLYSMWHYSHPPLLERLRALKDKKD